The DNA sequence TTAACATGCTTATTAATGTTTTCtgctttaatataatttaataagaaAAGGAGTCAAATGTGACAGAACTTACATTAACACCGGCAAGATTTGTAGAAAGGGAAAATTGAGGTCTCTCACCTCTACATTCAAACACAGAGACGTACGTTTAATTGGATACAGTCATTTTGTGCCCAAGAAAGAAACCCAACGCAATCTACAACCTACAAGAGGTGTCATTTGCATCCTTCTGCTTTTCTTCTAATATGTGCGTATAGTAATAATGTTGATTATTTCATTAATCAGACGGTTTATGCAGGGCGTTTTTCaggcaattttaatttaaaatttaatatcTGCAAATTTGCTGTGGTTTTTTAAACGAGGTGCTATTACTGCTGATTGCTAGTAATACTTAGGGCTAGCAGATAATTAAGAAGTGAATATATTTCTATTGCTGTTCATGCAGATACACAAGGAAAGCTCTGTATACGTCTGCTGTGCATTCAAATGTTTTAGAAGAAATATTTTGCCCGAGATCCACGatgttttcaattaaaaatggcaccaattaattaaatcaattaaaaatgagcCCACACAAAGTTCCAGTTCTTCGGgattcttagggctcttacacatgagcgtttttgcctgcgctcccctgtgttccgtttttcggcgttcagccgcaggggagcgcaggaatagacgcatttaattatttcaaatggggctgtactcacacaggcgcatgtaggcgctgaacgcaggaaaaatgcagcatgttgcgtctcaacctgcgttcggcgcctacatgcgcctttgtgagtacagccccatttcaaataattaaatgcgtctattcctgcgctcccctgcggctgaacgccgaaaaacggaacgcaggggagcgcaggtaaaaacgctcatgtgtaagagccctaagggctcttacagacgagcgtttgaagctgcgctcccctgtgttccgtttttatgcgttcagccgcaggggagttcAGGAGAAGACGCTGTACTCACaaaggcgcatgtaggcgccgaacgcaggaaaaatgcagcatgttgcgccccacttgaaaaaaaactgaatgcgtctactcctgcactcccctgcagctgaacgcataaaaatggagagcagcttcaaacgctcgtcgtTAAGAGCCCTTAAGGAACTGGCCTAGCAGTTGTTACAGTGACCCCATGGCAAATGAACAAGAGAAAAGCTgagcaaaaacaataataaaaatcatgtctCTGggttagggtcactgacccatttgAAATGTTCAGCTAGATGCCCTTTTCTGAAGAACTGCTATAAGCAATGTGATAAATACGGTTTATGGGGTTTATAGACAAACTAATATCGAATTGTGTTGTTGCCTTTGCTTTGTACTTTTTTAGGACTTTTATTGAATAATACAGGCaatggacctgttatctggaatgctcgggacctggggtttttccgaataactgatctttctgtaatttagatcttcataccttaagtctattagaaaatcaggtaaacattaaataaacctaatagactggttttgcctccaataaggattaattatatcttagttgggatcaagcacaaggtatagttttattataaaaaagaaaagggaaatcattttgaaaaatttggattatttgattataatggagtctatgggacacagcctttcctTCATTTGGAGattactggataacgggtttccggataaaggatcccatacctgtactgcttatAAAACTgctataattagattttttttatctacataCACCTCATTATAGTAGTGActctctttatttaattttgtttatgttttatataaagaaaatggatctttataaatctattagaaaattatttaaacattaaataaacccaataaactggttttgcatccaataaggattaattatatcttagtttggatcaagtacaaggtataggatccattatccggaaacccattatacagaaagctccaaattatggaaatgctttctgctatagattccattataatcaattaatccagatttttaaaatggatttcttttttctctgttataataaaacagtagcttgtacttgatcccaactaagatataataaatccttattggaagcaaaaccagcctattgggtttatttaacgtatTCACACAATTCAtttaatacacatacatacaatacaCATACATAAAACACACATACAAAACACATGCATACAATagatatacaatacatatacatacaattagtgatgggcgaatttattcgccggacgCAAATTctcggcgaattcccgcgattcaccgccggcgaataaatttgtgaaaccgctgcgagaatttgccagcgaaaattcaccggcatcaaaaaagaaCTGGATGAGGGcttccgtttttttgacgccggtgcattttcaccaaaaaaactgacgccggcgtccaaaaacagatgccggcgtcaaaaactagactatttcgctgtttcgtgaatttcgctggaaattcgtgaatttttcggcgaatcgaaacggcccaaattcgtccatcactacataCAATGCACATACATATAACACACATACAtaaaacacacatacaaacaatACACTTACAAAATGCTGACTGATTTTTACACGAAAACGCTGATGTCTGCCGTCTAACTCCTTCCACTGCTGTGAAATTAAATGACCGGCGTCGGTAAATATTATTGAACAATGAGAGCTTATCTTACAAAGCACATTTAAGgaaatttgtataataataataatttgtaaatctGGAAGCCGTGCAGCTGGAATTCAGGTAAAGAACACTTGAGCCCATTTAAGTAATTAAAGCCTTTCACAGACAAATCACAGGAATTACACGAGCTGAGAAATCAAGTGTAATCATTTCGCCCAGGCTCTTGCTGCGGTCGGCTACAAGGGAAGCTTAATTAAACCCCGATGAATAAAGTTTTAAATGACTTAAAAAAAGGGGGAGTTTGTCACACTATACATTGCAGGTATTCTTATAGAAGTGATATTGTTCATGTGTTTCTGCTCATTTTCCTTAAATAAAGCTGTGACTGAGGCTGCTAATTGGCAACTGTGTATAGTCTAAACTTGCTACCGAGGGTGTGAAGTCGACCGATCAAAAAGCTTGAAGAGACACAGTCAGCAGAAAATAAGTTTCATTTTCTATTGATATTTAGGAACTTTTTCTTGTTCCCAGTTCCTGTGCATTCCCAATCATTTTGGTAGGCAGAACTTGGCTGTAAACCTTTTGCATTGCAGTTGTTACCAATATTATCCAGGCCTTTTGAACGGCTGGCAGGCTGTCCCTACTAAAATATTCTATTAATAAATTGTGCAtctctactacaggtatggggaccttttatccaaaatgcttgggacatgggcatttccagataaaggatctttctgtaatttggatctccatatcttaagtctacttaaggattcagtaaggattaattaaatcttagttttgatcaagtacatggtactgtttaattattaaggagaaaaaagaaataatttaaaaagaaaaaaataataattatttgattaaaattgattctatgggagacagccttcccggaattcggagatttctggataacgtgtttccggataacggatctagTGGCTACAGTTTGTTGGAGAACAGAGAGATGAGGGCGGTTGAAAGAGAAATCCACAGGTCACCAAACCCACTGAcaataactcccagcattcccttctAGTGCAGTTGGTGAGGGGAATTTTGGGAGTTTGttttgtaagggctcttactcacgcgcgtttttacctgcgctcccctgcgttccgtttttcggcgttcagccgcaggggaacgcaggaatagacgcatttcattatttcaaatggggctgtactcccccatttgaaataatgaaatgcgtctattcctgccctcccctgcggctgaacgacgaaaaacggaacgcaggggagcgcaggtaaaaacgcgcgtgagtaagagccctaagagtaaacaaaaaaaaaaaaaagattatgcaggaaaaataaattttattgctGCTTGTAgtgattcactgcaaatttccgcGCTTCGCCaatagcgaataaatttgcgaaattggaGAAGGGAAATACTTGAATTTTCCGGAGAAGTGAAACACGAAAAAATCACCCATTACTAGCTGTTTGTCCTTGAATTGAATAAGACTACTTGAGGCAAGACAATCATGACAAACTTGGGTTTATCTACAAACACCACGGCATTTGCACCACTGGGATATACGGCGCAGTCCTTTTGAATTTTCACAGTATTCATTAAAGCTActtgagtccaaaactgccccttGCACATTCTGGCATCAGGCGCCAATGCACCCCAAGTGTTTGTTAATTAACCACGGTCAAGTGTAGCAAGTAACCACATGGAAGCCTCAAAGGTGCcagaagctccagggttcccaatgAACGTTGCATAAAAGCCTGCAGTAAAGAAGAATCAGGTTTAGATTTCACTTTCACCTGGGCACCAGAAATGACACCATCGGGAAACGTCAGCACAAATTTCAAACTTTTTGACACATTGGACaagaattgttaaacaaaaatgaccttaccaacatgcattgggagacacaggcttggcacattaaaggaaatgttcagtgtaaaaataaaaactgggtaaatacagtagataggctgtgcaaaatacaaactgtttctaatatagttagttatccaaatatgtgatgtataaaggctggagtgactggatgtctaacataacaaaacagaacactacttcctgcttttcagctctcttggtttacactggttaccctggttaccaggcagtaaccaatcacagacttcaggggaggccacatgggtcatatctgagctgaatgctgaggatcaattgcaaactcactgaacagaaatgtaccatgtggccccccttcaagtcgctgactgatggtggccatacacgggcagataaagctgccgatatcggtcgtttggaccgatttgacagcttatctgcccatgtatggggacttccgacgggtcttcccgatcgatatctggccacgatatcgatcgggaaggttggatttttacccgaccgacccgtcggagccgcttggcgcatcgtaattcgatcgttcggccatacggccgaatgtttgaattacccccgatatagtcatgcagtttagtggcatatctgggaaagatccgctcgtttggcgatgtcgccaaacgagcggatctttgagtctatggccaccttaactcagagctattgagctgaaaagcaggaagttggattctggctgttttattagacatccagtcactccagcctttatacattacatttttggctaactaactatattagaaacattttttattttgcacagcctatctatttacccagtttttatttccacactgaactattcctttaaggcaagaaaaaactttggttggtttccaaagtacagaCCAGAAGAGTCGGATTGGCctagcgggacaccgggaaaaaacccggcaGGCCCCAAACTTCATGGGCCCCCtccaggccagaccccctctcccgatattcaggttaaaatgtttttttttttccagcgcTGCGCatcgccatctgcgcatgcggggggggggctggtgtgggggcctggacagcagtcccggtggatCCCTGCACCCCAGTCCAACCCAGTTTGTACTTTCATAACCCACCtgtgctttaaattagtagcccaatttgtctgTAAAACTGCCAATCTGGCCCACAGTTGCTTCTTTACCTGTGCATCTGAATGAGACACAAGTTTGGGGTGGGAGGGATACATGTATGTTCCTacccccccatgaatacagccaAACAGAGGCCTCCCTCTTACATCCATAGTTACCCTATAATTATTAAATGGTGGATAAAAACCAGGATGACTTCCATCTGCAAATGTTTGCACCTTCCAGAAAATGTCTGTATTGCCTACGTCAGTAATATCAGCCTCACTCTGTAGATCAAGCAGGAGAGCGGCTCAGGAGCACTTGCACTGTCAATGCATGAACATGTTCCACCACTCACATAATGCACACTGCTGCTGGGAGCTCAATGAATGAGACTGCTCCGGATTATAAAGGGCAAGTGAACACAGTTCTAGCATTTAATGCACTTAATGCACATTGTTACTAGtgctttaatgatttttaatgcaCTTTAATATTTAGTACACAGTAGGCAGTGCAGGATTGATGTTAAATGAGGGGCTTTGATTTGGCACATGACTAACCCCTGGTACTATCACCTCAATTTTTGTGAAATAGATTTAAATGGATTGAATTTGATGAATTCTGGAAGTTTTCCTCTCTTCTGTATATCAATACAGCTGGCCTGAGAATAACAAGCTAATGCAGGGACAAGTAGCCAGTGGCAAGTTGTGAAGCTAAAGGGAAATATCTGAGGATGATGAGGTCAGGTGATCTAAATTAGGGCAGGTATGAGAGGTTCACAAATGAAAATAGAAGGTTGAAAGAAAGGAGAGACTGCAAACAGCAGGTTCAGGAACAATCAGTCTCGACTCAAAGAACATGATCAATATAACTCAATCTATGACTATGGTTACTTTGCATTGAAATAAAAGACTTGGACCATGGGCATAAAGGAGATGTGTCAACACATAAGTGCAATGACATTAATTCATGTCAGTTCATGTGCAAAGATGCCCTGGAATATTGAGGTGCCAAGATTATGAGCATGGAGAAGACTGACCTTGCAGAAGTGTCAATAGAACAGGCCAAAGAACCTAAACTATAAAGCTCTGCACAAAGTTCTCTAGGAGCGAATGTTTCCAAAGGATAAGAATTCTAGAATTCATGGCTGTACACTGGAGGCTGGACCAGATCTTCAGGAGGGGCAGAATAAACTAAATATTGAAAGAATGCAATAAAGTGGACTTATAAACTTGATTCATTTCAcgcaccccaaaaaaatatttttgaaaatcctCAGGACAGGCTTACAGTCACCCCAAGAGCCACCCGGAACATGCATTATAGTCTTgtaagttttattattattattattacactgttTATCTTACAAGGAGGGATGAGAATTATTCAAATTGATTTTCTGGAACATAATTAGGTGCAGGGAATTGCAacagtatatacacagtatatataggtgcagggagttgcagggaaaagtttttctttttaatcataGCAGGGCAGGGCAGGGCAGGGTGGAAGAGAGAACACCAATCGGAGCAGTGAGGCAGAAAACAGTCTGTGCAGGGAGAAACCAATCACATCAGGGAGGGGGGAAGCAAAGAACCCAACATTGCACATCAGGGAGGTGGGGAAAACCATCAGATCAGGGAGGAGGGAAATGATCAGTGCTGGGAGGGGGGAATCTATGAATGCAGAGAGTGGAGAAACGATCTGAGCAGGGAGGGAGATGAACAAGCAGATTAGACGGGGAAGGAGGAACAGGGCAGACCTCTGGattttttgggggccctaaaatgaatttgctgttgggcccagtaaaatctactTCAGCCAATGGATCTGATGCATCATTGctataattattagggatgcaccgaccgaacccccgaatccttcaggaaagattctgccgaatcctgaactgaatcctaatttgcatatgcaaattaggggtgggaaggggaaaccattttttacttccttgttttgtgacaaaaagtcacgagatttccctccccacccataaattatatgcaaattaggattcggattaggttcggccaggcagaaggattcagccgaatcctgctgaaaaaggccaaatcctggccgaatcccaaactttatcttggattcggtgcatccctaataattatacAGTGCATTGCCGTGCAGAACAGTAATCACTGGGAAAAGCGGgtattatagatatatagtaaaggggtggttcactttttagtatgttatagaatgaccaattctaagcaacttttcaattggtcttcataattaattttttatagttttatcgtTATATACcgttatcttctgactctttgcagatttcaaatgggcatcgctgaccccttctaaaaaacaaatgctctgtcaggctacacatgtattgttattgctaattgttattactcatctttctattcagcccctctcctattcatattccagtctcttattcaaatcaatgcatggttgctagggggatttggaccctagcaaccagatcccAAGATATTGTGGGATAATTGTGTTgttgatatgaatgaattttgttccaacagcaccacctgctggtcagtttcccaccagtctgaccaccaagtagtcaaggaagttgtcaggagaaagaaagcggctgctctgatgttcttctgcttaggaaagatttgagaaaggtttctaattgttttactaagcagaagaacatcagagcagctgctttctttctcctgacaacttccttgacaacttggtggtcagactggtctgaaACTGAGCAGcaagtggcgctgttggaacaaactttattcatattaaagaggttgttcaccttccataaatacttttttttactactttccatttttgttttattttttactgtttttgcaaaatctcagtttaaagttgaatgttcgtgtctctggcgtttcagtctgacagctcagtaattcagatgcaggtcctgaactgttacaattatgcaacatttagttgactTATTTCTCAGGAGCTTCTTTGGAGTATTAGTAATAATTGTATCAatgctaacagctgcctgtaatgaaacaggattctgcttagcagggacacagataagaaacgtatcaactaaatctaTCAATTTAGGACAGTgtagagggtcggcgaccccctctccCAGGTGAAAAATGAGACTTACAATTCAGTATGAAAagaacggtgacacatagaaaagataaagtaataggaaaaagtctttatttctggtgatctatctgaaaccaactgaactgagaaaagtgttggaaggcgaacaacccctttaacagcacatgtatctcttaatattttggaataaaaagaaaataaataatgaatgtaaattgcaaaagttctttgaatagcactctcatcaattttacattcacttgtttccaaggtttacttatcctttaaggtatcATTTATAGATTGTAACTTGTCAAAACAAAACAACCAAACAATTACAATTAGGGCATTTTCCTCTGCTGCAGTCTCAATCAAATGTGCTGATCCTTGAACAACAACCAAGCTAAATaaagggtaactaagctgcaagGAGTATAGGTTACCTGTTGAATGCCTTCCCAGTTTCAGCATCCTCAAGGACCTCAGAAGCCTTAGACTCTGCACAATTCTCCCCACGTTCTCTAGCTCTGTGCTCTCCCCATACAAGTTCTCCACTATGAGGGTGATATAAAAGGGTAAGATGGCCACCATGTCTATGATGTTCACCACACTCCTCAAGAAGCGGCACTTGTCTCGCACACACAGGAACCTCAGGGCCAACTCCAGGGTGAACCAAGTGATGCAGACATATTCCAGGGCGTTGAGCAGAGGGGCGTCTATAGAGTTCACCTCGGACGAGATCAGCACCATGTTGGCTATGGAGACGACAATGAATGTCATAGAAAGGCTCCCAAAGGTCTTGGCGGCCACAGAAGATCCAGGTTTTTCCAAGATATCCCATAAGGTTTGTCGGAAATGTTCCAAGACCACACCAGAGAAGTCTTCTTCTTCAGCCTCAATATCTTCTTCATCTTTCTTTATGTCTAGTGACTCACTCATGAGCTTCTTCCtataatatctctctctacagCAAAGGTCTATGCTCAGCTCATCAATGCCCCAGTACTGGATCTCCTGCAGGAAGGACACGGCACAAAGCTCTTCCATGACATGAAGGTGCCCAGTCTTGTAGAAGTTCATGATGTACTCAAACATTTGGGAGCTGCGGTCAAAGAAATACTCATTGTCCAATAAGTTGGCATCATCACACAGATCATACACCTCCTGCCCAACAGAGGAGGACAAGCGTCCCAAGCGCGTCTCTGGGTGGTTGGAGAGGACCTTCTGCGACAGAATAAATCGCCTCCCCCCGACGTTGATGGTTAAATGATCCCGGGGTGCCGGACAGTGCTCGCTGCAGAACACACTGGAGTCCAAGGAAAGAGCTGAGTCGGAATCATTATCATTATCGCGGATAGAGCAGGAGGGGAAGACTTTGATGACACTTTGAGACCCAACTGCCAGACCCCCTTCCTCGCTGGCAGCTGGGATCTCCGCGCAGAAGAGATGCGGCAGCATTGGGAGATTTAAGGCAGATCAGTTacaatgaagagttaattgtagCCTTTAAATACATACACCAATTCATTGCCAGGAGCCGCTGTCGCTGGGGAGAGCGGAGGAAAGTTGCCCCGACACGG is a window from the Xenopus laevis strain J_2021 chromosome 6L, Xenopus_laevis_v10.1, whole genome shotgun sequence genome containing:
- the kcnv1.L gene encoding potassium voltage-gated channel subfamily V member 1; translation: MLPHLFCAEIPAASEEGGLAVGSQSVIKVFPSCSIRDNDNDSDSALSLDSSVFCSEHCPAPRDHLTINVGGRRFILSQKVLSNHPETRLGRLSSSVGQEVYDLCDDANLLDNEYFFDRSSQMFEYIMNFYKTGHLHVMEELCAVSFLQEIQYWGIDELSIDLCCRERYYRKKLMSESLDIKKDEEDIEAEEEDFSGVVLEHFRQTLWDILEKPGSSVAAKTFGSLSMTFIVVSIANMVLISSEVNSIDAPLLNALEYVCITWFTLELALRFLCVRDKCRFLRSVVNIIDMVAILPFYITLIVENLYGESTELENVGRIVQSLRLLRSLRMLKLGRHSTGLKSLGMTIAQCYEEVGLLLLFLSVGISIFSALEYAVEHNVPDTTFTSVPNAWWWATTSMTTVGFGDIRPDTTFGKIVAFLCILSGILVLALPIAIINDRFAACYFTLKIKEAALRQREALKKLMKNISAESDTNMNLRDIYAKSVMEMLRLKGRERASTRSSGGDEFW